The Odocoileus virginianus isolate 20LAN1187 ecotype Illinois chromosome 14, Ovbor_1.2, whole genome shotgun sequence genome contains the following window.
TGATGGAGAGAGAGCGGCTGGCCGCGAGGGCGCCCGCGGGCTGGGCAAGCGGCGCCTGAACGTGGACGTAGGTCTTCGTCCCCCTCCTGTGATGCCCTGACGTGGGGTCCCCATGGCTCCTGGGGTGGCAGGCTCTGCTGGGTAGAGGGGTCCCCATGCACCTGACCAGAGCTGGCTGCTGTGGCCCTACGTAACCCGTGGGACTTTCCCGGGCTTCAGTGCCAGAGCGGTGGGAATGACCCAGAAGCCAGGTCATGCATGGACTGACCCGTCTCCCTGCCTGGCCAGGAGGGGTGGGGACTGGTCCCTGGAGGACGCGGCAGGGTTGGGGGCCCGGCACGTGGGCAAGGACGACCCTGCGCCTGTACCCCCACACCCCACAGGCAGTCCAGTGTGATGTGTCGGTGGAGGAGGACAATCACCAGGAGTGGACCTTCACGCTCTATGGCTTCGACAACAGCGGGAAGGCCACCAGAGAGGTGATGAGGCATGGGTCCCACCCTGGGGACACGGCTGGGTCCtccaggagggaggagaggcagggagtTTTCCTGGGTcaggctgtggggagggagccACTGCAGGACAGGACCCAGGTCACCGGCAGGGCCAGCTGGAGCCTTGTCCATTCCCCCGGGCCCGGCCACTGTGCCGTTCCTGGTGGAGCCTAGCCAGCCCTGGCCATCTCTGCCCTGGCCAGCAGCCCCTCAGCAGGGCAGTGAGGGTCCCGGGGTGCCCCTGGCATGCCGTCCCTGCTGCCTCTGTGTCCAGGAGGGCAGAGGGCCCCTCAGAAGGAAGCAGACGTGGAGGATGGCTGAGAGAGCATGTCTGAGTTAAAAGCAACTTTGATCGTTTGTCTGCTCGCTAAGCCCTTTGAACTCAGACGCAGTTTGAACTTGAAAAGCTCAGAGAGATGTGGTTCCAGCAGGGCTGCTGGCTTGGGCCGCTTGGTGCCTCTGTGGGGCAGGGGAAAGGAGTGGCGGGAGGCGGGCAGTGTGGGCTGGGCCCCCAGTCCGCCTGCGCCCCGAcgtccgccccccaccccccaggacaTGTCCAGCCTGATGCACACCATCTATGAAGTCGTCGACGCTTCAGTCCACCACTGCTCGGGCAGCAGCAAGACTCTCCGTGTGAAGCTGACCGTCAGCCCTGAGCCGTCCAGCAAGAGGAAGGACGGGCCCCCTGCTgcccagggtgagggcctgggctTCCGGGCCCCAGCGGCTCCCCGCTCAGGCGCTCCGGAGGCCCTGCCCTGCGTGTGGTCCCTGCCTCCTGCACCCCCCGCCCCACGCTGCCTCTCCCCTGAGCGCCTGCTCAccatgtggggtggggggtggtggtaaCTGTGACCCCCGCGCAGCGTCCCCTTCACGGCAGAGGAACATGGAGAGCCAGGCGAGGGCTGGAGCCTGTTCCGTGAAGGACTGGGTGTGCGGGGGCTTCAGTGAACGAGTGAGGAGCGAGAATGAATGCGTGCAAGAGTGGAGGTGAATGCGTGAGTGGGGAGTGACGAATGAATGAGGGCGTGACTGAACgtgtggatgaatgaatgagtgatgaatgaatgactggaCACATGCATGAGTGAATGAaggcatgaatgaatgagtgaacgtGCAGGGCCGGTGAGGACGTGAGCAGAGTGAGTGAATGAACGGGTAGCTGGGTGAGTGAAGGCTGCCTGCGTCCCCCGCTTTCAGACCGTGAGCCCAGTCGCTGCAGGACAGAGGCAGAGCTCAGTGAGGACCCCAGGGTGGCCGACAGGAGGCTGTCCACACACGTCCGGTGAGGGCCCGGGGTCCCGCTTGGCTCCCTCAGACGGGAGCAGTCTGGCCACACCCCTGCTTCCCACAGGCCTCAAGGGCTGTTCCCTCGGGGTAGCCCTGGGCACTCCCTGCCCCCGGGTGGGAGCTGGGCAGGCCCAGTGTCGTCTGAGAAGCCGTGGGGCTTCAGAGGCAGCCGGGGGGCGGTCTCCGGACCCTCAGCCCGCTTGCTCCCGGGCCCTGTTGTTCCACCCCCTGGGGGCAGCGGCCACGGAGCCCTCACCAGCTCCTGGGTGACGACGGTGGTGGAGGTCGCTGGGTGGCTCCAGGGTCCTGGGGCCCCATGGGCCCTGCTTGTCCCTAACCTTGCGGGTTCAGAGTGCCGGAGATCAGAGCTAtaccctcctcctgctcctcgcAGGAGGCCCAACGCCGACCCCCACCCCTGCTCGGAGCGGGGTCCCTACTGCGTGGACGAAAATACGGAGCGGAGGAACCACTACCTGGACCTGGCCGGAATCGAGAACTACGCGTCCAAGTTCGGGCCAGGTGAGTCCTGGGGACCTGGCCCCCAGGCGCCAGGCCTGAGGGTCGCGGGTCCTGGCAGCAGCGGGTCTAGTGGGACAGAGCCGGCCCCTCAGAGGCCCTCACGGCTGCTGTGTCTGCAGGGTCCCCCCCGACGCAGGCCCGGCCGGAGCCCCCCGCCAGGGCCTCACACCCGCAGGGCCGGTCCCGCTCACAGGAGTCAGACGCGCACGCCGCCCACCATCGCCGCTGCGCGGGGCTGGCCGAGCTCGCCCTGCCGGCCGCTGACCTGCCGCCCCGGGCCCTGGACCTGCCGCCCCGGCCAAAGGGCCCCGAGCGGCCGCTCCTGAGGTCCCCCCAGGGCTCGGGCCGGCCCCCCGGCGTGCCCAGCGGGCTCAGGCCCGGGCGGTCCTTCAGCTTCCACCCGCCTGCGCCCCTGCCGCAGGCGCCCCCGGAGGCCCACCCCCTCCCGCAGCCGCCGCCCCCGCCCTACGGCCACCGGCGCTGCCGGCAGCGGGCGCGGGAGGGCCACTCGCCGCTGAAGGCCGCGCCCGGCCCGCCGGCGGCACTGGAGCAGGAGCTGCCGCCCGCGCTCCTGGGCGAGGCCTTCGCGGGGCCGGCCGTGCAGAGGCAcgagcaccaccaccaccacgagcaccaccaccaccaccaccaccaccaccacccggCCTagggcccggccccgccccccgccggcGGCCCCGCCCCCAAGCGCTCTGTGGCGTCCCTACACCCGCGTTCGCTTTGAGATGCCTGCACCTGCTTCTGTCGTGATTCCAGCGTGAGGCCCAAGGGCAGGAGGGACCCTGCCGGCCGGTCCTGGCCATTTTTTTTCCCCGCATAGCAAGCGCTGGGGGGGCTTCGCTTGGGGGCGGGCGGGGAGCCTTGTGGTCACCCGGGCCTGGGTGGGCGGGGGTCTTTGCGGCTCCTACAGTCCATCGTGAAGCCGGGTGGGCGGTCAGGGAGCCGCCGCTGCCCGAAGCCCCGGGGTGAGCGCAGCCCGCAGACGGGGGAGGCGACTCCCCTTCAGTCGTCCGGGAGCCGGGAGCCGAGAGGAGGCAGCACCCTAAGAGGACGCAGAGGCCgcggtggggctggggaggtgtgGGCGCCCCCGAGACACGCACGTGGCCAGCTGGGCGGAGGCGGCCTCCAGTTCTCCGTGGACTCGAAAGTGCCCCCTTGAGCGCCATGCACAGCTTCAGCTTTGGGAAAGCACCCTTCCCGCCAGAAGGCGGGAGAgggctgcagggagcagggcgCCCAACACCCTGGAACCTCGGCCCGTGGGTCCCCCTGAGGCCCGATGCGGCCGCTGCTCCACAAGCCGCTTGTGAATTTGTGCCGCTGGTTTTGTATTTGCCTCCTTGGCACTGTTTTTACGGATAAAGCAACTTGGTGATCAACCTGTGATTGCGTTTTCCCCAGTCATAATAAAAATACGTGCATTTGGTAACATCACACCTTGTTTTCAAGTGAGTTTTCCATAGAGTTGGTTGGTTCACGTCCGCAACGGCGTGTGGCCACAAGTGCGCCCAGGTGGCCGCTC
Protein-coding sequences here:
- the NKD2 gene encoding protein naked cuticle homolog 2 isoform X2 — protein: MGKIQSRHGDSIVVSAYMGGRRGAEEAERRGCAEHGARDKQELPGGDPREGPFRDDQCPFEVVLPPEKAEAREGPGQLFCVDDGERAAGREGARGLGKRRLNVDAVQCDVSVEEDNHQEWTFTLYGFDNSGKATREDMSSLMHTIYEVVDASVHHCSGSSKTLRVKLTVSPEPSSKRKDGPPAAQDREPSRCRTEAELSEDPRVADRRLSTHVRRPNADPHPCSERGPYCVDENTERRNHYLDLAGIENYASKFGPGSPPTQARPEPPARASHPQGRSRSQESDAHAAHHRRCAGLAELALPAADLPPRALDLPPRPKGPERPLLRSPQGSGRPPGVPSGLRPGRSFSFHPPAPLPQAPPEAHPLPQPPPPPYGHRRCRQRAREGHSPLKAAPGPPAALEQELPPALLGEAFAGPAVQRHEHHHHHEHHHHHHHHHHPA
- the NKD2 gene encoding protein naked cuticle homolog 2 isoform X1, coding for MGKIQSRHAAAAFKRRESPEGDSIVVSAYMGGRRGAEEAERRGCAEHGARDKQELPGGDPREGPFRDDQCPFEVVLPPEKAEAREGPGQLFCVDDGERAAGREGARGLGKRRLNVDAVQCDVSVEEDNHQEWTFTLYGFDNSGKATREDMSSLMHTIYEVVDASVHHCSGSSKTLRVKLTVSPEPSSKRKDGPPAAQDREPSRCRTEAELSEDPRVADRRLSTHVRRPNADPHPCSERGPYCVDENTERRNHYLDLAGIENYASKFGPGSPPTQARPEPPARASHPQGRSRSQESDAHAAHHRRCAGLAELALPAADLPPRALDLPPRPKGPERPLLRSPQGSGRPPGVPSGLRPGRSFSFHPPAPLPQAPPEAHPLPQPPPPPYGHRRCRQRAREGHSPLKAAPGPPAALEQELPPALLGEAFAGPAVQRHEHHHHHEHHHHHHHHHHPA